The Sulfitobacter sp. SK011 genome contains the following window.
GTATTGACCGACAGTTTCAAGGAACTGACCCGATGGTATGTTCAGGGCAAGCTGAAACCGCATGTCAGTCATGTTCTGCCATTGGATCAGGCCAACGAGGCGCTGGAGCTGTTGCGTACCCGCAAGGCGACCGGAAAGGTGGTCGTGCAGGTGACATCGAAATAGCTATCGTCGCCCGCCTTGGGCCCGAGTGATGTTGCGGGCTTTTTGCCGTTCGCGCAGGAATACAAAAAGGCCCGACCCAAGGATAAGTGCGATGCCCACCCAGACTTCCCAAGATGGCAGGTCGCCAAAGATCACAAAGCCCCAAAAGACAGCCAAAGGCAGCCCGACATATTCAAACGGGGCCACGGTGGCCGCATCTGCCATGCGGTAGGCCTGGCTTAAACAATACCCAATGATGGCGGCGTTCAACCCAAGCCCCCAAAAAACCCAGCCATCACCCGGGGCGGGCCAGACCCAAGCGCGCAGCAGGAATTGCATGGATGCCATGGACGTTTCGTCAACAAACCGACCGTCGCCCGCAACCAGATAAAATGCGACCGAAACGACAATGAACACCGCCTGAATATAGAGTGACAGCACCGATGCTTTGGCAGTGACGCCGAGTTTGCGGGTCATCAACTGGTTGAGCGCATAAGTGACTGCGGCCAAGACCGGCAACAACAGCACCAACCGCGAGGCGTGCAGGGTTTCATCGCCTGCCCAGGGGCGCTGCATGATGACCACACCGACAAAACCGACAGCCACCGCGCTCAGACGCATGACGCCGACTTTTTCACCCAGGATCGGGATGGACAGCAGCGTGATAAAGAGAGGTGCCGCAAAGAACAGCGCGGTCGCTTCGGCCAGTGGCAGTGCTGCAAGCGCTAGGAAAAACGCCATGTTGGCGATCACAACCAGAACCCCACGCAGAACATGCAAACCGGGATGTTTGGTCCTGAGCAGATGCCAGCCACCTTCGAGCTTGACCAAACCAAGGCTAATGATGATCCCGATTGCAGAGCGTGCAAACACGATCTGATGCAAAGGATACCCGCCCGACAGCTGTTTAATCAGCATGTCATTGATGGAGATCGCACCGACCCCGATAAGGACAAACAAGATTGCCAATCCGGCGCGGTTCTGCGGGGCGGTGTTCATGGTCCAGACCTATCAAGCTTGGCTGCATAGTCCAGCGCCTTTGGTGTTGGCGCGCGCTTTGATTCTCGGCTAGGTTCAAACCCGAAAGCCAAAGGAGCCACCCCGATGCAGATGTCAGACACCCGCCAGATCGCAGTTCCGCCATCCGCCGTCTATGCCGCATTGCTGGATCCGGACATGTTGCAAAAATGTGTGCCGGGCGCACAGGATGTGACGGGGTCCGTCGAAGACGGCTACGAGGCGACTGTCGTGCAAAAGGTTGGGCCGGTTAAGGCCACGTTCAAAGGTCAGGTCACGCTGAGTGATCTGGTGCCGGATCAATCATTGACCATCACAGGCGAAGGGAAAGGTGGGGCTGCTGGCTTTGCCAAAGGCGGTGCCGAGGTCCGGTTGTCAGCCAAGGATGGTGGCACTGAGCTAAGTTATGACGTTGAGGCCAAGGTGGGTGGCAAGCTGGCACAACTTGGCAGTCGGATTATTGACGGCTTTGCCAAAAAGATGGCCGATCAGTTCTTTAACAACCTTCAGGAATCACTTGAAGGCCCGACCGAGGACACAGCCGAAAACGACGCCACAGAGGGCCCTGCCAAAAAAGGTTGGTTCGGAAGGTCCAAAGACTGAACCGGTCTGTTCACTTGTGATTTTCCGGTTTAGGTTGCCGCGACATTTAGCGGAGAGCCCCATGCCGACCATTGTGGACATCAAGAACCTGCGTAAATCCTATGACGGTGGCTTTGAGGCGCTCAAAGGCGTTGATCTGGAAATACACGAAGGAGAGATTCTGGCGCTGCTCGGCCCGAACGGCGCGGGTAAGACCACGTTGATTTCCACCATATGCGGGATCACAACGCCGACGGACGGCACCGTGACTGTTGGGGGCCATGACATCATCACCGGATACCGCGCTGCCCGTTCGATGATCGGGCTGGTGCCGCAGGAAATTAATCTGGAACCCTTTGAAAAAGTGATCAACACGGTTCGCTTTTCGCGCGGGTTGTTTGGCAAACCAAAGGACGATGCCGCGCTTGAACGAATTCTGCGCCAATTGTCATTGTGGGACAAGAAAGACAGCCAGATCAGGGCGCTCTCTGGCGGGATGAAACGGCGGGTTTTGATTGCCAAGGCGCTGGCGCATGACCCACGGGTGTTGTTTCTGGATGAACCCACCGCTGGTGTTGACGTTGAGCTGCGCAAAGACATGTGGGAAATTGTGGCAGACCTGAAGGCTGATGGCGTGACCATCATTCTGACCACACATTACATCGAAGAAGCGGAGGCGATTGCCGATCGTGTCGGTGTGATTGCACATGGCGCACTGTTGCTAATTGAAGACAAGGCCAAGCTGATGGCGCGAATGGGCAAGAAGCAACTGGAAGTACAATTGAGCAAACCAATCAAGGCGCTGCCAAAGGCGCTGCAATCGGACGCACTGACGCTTTCTGAGGACGGCACCACACTGATCTACACCTATGACACGAGGGCGGAACGGACAGGCATCACCAAGCTGTTGGCCGACGTTTCAAAGGCTGGTCTGGTACTGACGGATGTGATGACCCGGCAAAGCAGCCTCGAAGATATCTTTGTCGATTTGGTTCAGGAGGATGCGGCATGAACTGGACGGCGATCAGTTCCATTTACGCCTTTGAAATGGCACGGTTTTTCCGCACCATCGCGCAAAGCATCATCTCGCCCGTACTGTCCACATCGCTTTATTTCGTGGTCTTTGGTGCGGCCATCGGCAGCCGCATCCAAGAGGTTGAGGGTGTCAGCTATGGTGCGTTCATCGTACCGGGTCTGATCATGCTCAGCGTGATCACCCAGGCGATATCAAACGCGTCATTTGGCATCTATTTCCCGAAATTCATCGGTACGATTTTTGAATTGCTCTCTGCACCGATCAACTTTTTCGAGATCGTGATCGGCTATGTCGGGGCGGCGGCGACCAAGGCGTTGTTCATTGGGGTGATCATCCTGATCACTGCGTTTTTCTTTGTCGATATTTCAATTGCACATCCCTTTGCGATGGTCGCGTTTCTGGTTCTCACCTGTATCAGCTTTGCTTTGATGGGATTTATTATCGGTATTTGGGCCGGCAGCTTTGAACAGCTGCAGTTGGTACCGCTTTTGATCGTCACACCGCTCGTCTTTCTTGGCGGGTCGTTTTACTCCATCTCGATGCTGCCGCCTGTCTGGCAGGTCATTTCGCATTTTAACCCGGTGGTGTATCTGATTTCAGGATTCCGCTGGGCTTTCTTTGGGTCGGCAGATGTGCCAATTCTAGCCAGTTTGCTGGCGATTGGCCTGTTTACCGGGCTGTGCATGGCGGTGATCTGGTGGATTTTCCACACCGGTTGGCGGATACGGCAATAAACCTTTGGGAACTTGGCTTGTTTGCCTGTGTCTAGCGCTCTACATGGGTTGGTATGAAACGCTGGATCCCTTTCCTGAAATCTGAACCCACCGTTGCCGTGGTCCGCCTCTCGGGTGTGATCGGGCCTCAAAGTCGGTCAGCATTGAACGACGCCACTCTTGCACCGGTGCTTGAAAAAGCATTTGGAAAGGGAAAACCTGTTGCTGTGGCGCTTGAGATAAACTCGCCCGGCGGCAGCCCTGTGCAATCGTCCTTGATCGGGGCACAGATCAGGCGGCTGGCGACCGAAAAGAACATTCCAGTGATCGCTTTTGTCGAAGATGTGGCCGCATCTGGCGGTTATTGGTTGGCGGCAGCAGCAGACGAGATCTATGCAGACCCAAGTTCAGTTGTCGGATCGATCGGTGTGATTTCGGCATCGTTTGGCGCACATGAGTTCATCAAGGATCATGGGGTGGAGCGGCGGGTTCATACGGCCGGAAAATCGAAATCCATGCTCGACCCGTTCCGCCCCGAACAGCCTGAAGATGTGGCACGCCTTAAGACGTTGCTCGAAGACATTCATGAGAATTTCATCGACCACGTCAAAGCCCGCCGTGATGGCAAGCTTACCGACGCGCAGGACCTGTTCACGGGTGAAATTTGGCTGGCCAAACGCGCGACCGAGCTGGGCTTGATTGATGGCATCGGACATCTGCAGCCTTTGTTGAAAGAACGCTTTGGCGAGAAGGTAAAATTGCGGCGCTATGGCGCAAAGAAAGGTCTGTTGTCGCGTTTCGGCGTGCAACTGGTCCATGACGCGGTGCACGGCATCGAGGAACGCGCAGCCTTTGCGCGCTTTGGCCTTTAATTCATGGTCATCAAGGTAGTCCTTCTGTTCATGGTGTTTATGGGCGTCTTGGCGTGGTTTGGAAAAATGCACTGGCTGGGGTCCAAACGTCTGAACCAGACAAAGTGCAAGGCCTGTGGCCGGTACCGGATTGGTAAAGGTCCCTGCGGCTGCGGAGGATCAGATTGATGCTGATGCCTTGGCTGCTTTCCGGGTTGGGTCTGTTAATCTTGCTGCTTGCCGGCGATGCGCTGGTCAAAGGGGCGGTGAACCTGTCCTTGCGATTGGGGGTACCTGCACTGATTGTCAGCCTGACAATTGTGGCGTTTGGAACATCTGCGCCGGAACTGCTGATTTCAATCAAGGCGATTCTGGATGACGCGCCGGGTATCGCATTGGGCAATGTGGTGGGGTCAAACACTGCGAACATTCTGCTTGTGCTGGGTATTCCCGCGCTGCTGGCCACCATGCACACATCTGAATGTAACACGCGAAAGACCTATAATTTCATGATTGGTGCCAGCGTGGTTTTCATAGCGCTGGCGTTTCGCGGTGTATTTGATTGGATTGCTGCGCTGGTTCTTTTGGGTGCGCTTGCCTTTGTGCTTGCCGATCAATTTCGTGAAGCCAAAAACCATCGAGATGCGTGCAAGGGCGACGCCGAAGAAGAGCTTGATGGCGTTGACCCCGATATGCCCGGATGGCGCATTGCGGTCTTTATGGTTTTGGGCCTGATTGGCCTGCCGCTGGGGGCGGGGCTGCTGGTTGATAACGCCACGATTATCGCGCAGGCCTATGGGGTCAGTGACACAGTGATCGGTTTGACGCTGGTTGCGATCGGGACATCCTTGCCGGAACTTGCAACCACCGTCATGGCGGCTTTGCGCAGGCAAGCAGACGTGGCACTGGGCAATGTCATCGGCTCGAACATGTTCAACCTGCTGGCGATCATCGGCATCGCAAGCCTTGTCGGCCCGATCAATGTCGATCCCGAATTCCTGCGATTTGATCTCTGGGTCATGCTGGCGGCATCATTGCTTTTGATTCCGTTCGTTTACCTGAACAAAGACATCACCCGCATCTGGGGCATTGCATTGAGTGCGCTATATGCAGTCTATCTGATTGTTGTTCTGATCTGAGGAGGCCACGCATGGGCCGTGCACTGATAACCGGGGCCGGGCAGCGCCTTGGCCGAGCGATGGCGTTGTATTTGGGCACACGCGGATACGATGTCGCGGTGCACTATGCCAGTTCAGGCGAAGGGGCAAATGCCGTCGTGACCGAACTCAAAGCGATGGGCCGCACGGCTGTTTCTTTGCAGGCGGATCTGTTGGATGAGGAGGCAATCCAGACATTGCTGCCAAGGGCAGCAGAGGCGCTGGGCGGCCCGATCACGTGTCTAGTGAACAACGCGTCGATTTTTGAATACGACACAATTTCAACTGCAACGCTGACCAGTTGGGACAGACACATGGGGAGCAATTTGCGAGCGCCCTTTGTTCTGACCCAGGCGATGGCCGCGCAGGGATTGGCAGCAGAAACCGACCAAACAGGCGAACCGCGTGCTGTCGGGTTGATTGTGAATATGGTGGACCAACGCGTGCGCAAACTCACGCCAGAGTTCATGACCTATACGCTCGCGAAAATGGGACTTTGGGCGTTGACCCAAACCACGGCGCGCGCACTGGCCCCTGCAATCCGCGTTAACGCCATAGGGCCGGGCCCAACGATGAAGGGGCAACGCCAATCTGACAGTCATTTTGACACACAACGGCGCAACACGGTGCTGGGCCGAGGGTCCAATCCAGACGACATTTCGGCCGCGCTGGGTTATTTTCTGGATGCACCAGCCGTGACAGGCCAACTGCTTTGCGTAGATGGCGGACAGCATCTTGGATGGCAAACGCCAGACGTGGTAGGGATCGAATAACGAAGGGTCGCGGCGTAAGTTCTGCACGTCTCCCATCTTCGTTACCAAACTGTTACAAAAAGCCCTTTGTTTTCAGTGAGTTGATATTATAGCAAGAAAATATCATTATAAATCAGGTGCTTACAAAGGTGCCTAAAAATTAGGCAAATCCACGAAGGGGGCCAAAAGCAACAATAATTTTGCCAAGGCCAGAAGTTATCAGCAGAGTTATCCACAAGTTCCGTGGACATGTTAAGTCTTGTAGCGGACCACGCCATATTGCAGCGCAGACAGAGAATCAGACAACCCGATGAACCAGATCCCCAACGCACCGCCGCAAGGCCATGAGGTTATTCAAAGTTATCTCAAAACGATTGACACCTCGCCGGGGGTGTACCGGATGCTGGATGCAGAAAGCCGTGTCCTTTATGTCGGTAAGGCCCGTAATCTGCGAGCCCGCGTCAGTAACTATGCGCGACCCGGCGGCCACTCCGGGCGCATTGCCCGGATGATCGCGGCCACCACGTCGATGATGTTTCTGACCACCAAGACAGAGACCGAGGCGTTGTTGCTGGAACAGAATCTAATCAAGCAACTGAAACCCAAATTCAATGTGCTCTTGCGCGATGACAAAAGCTTTCCGAACATCTTGGTGACAGCGGATCACGATTTCGCTCAGATCAAAAAACACCGCGGTGCCAAAAAAGAGAAAGGCAGCTACTATGGTCCTTTCGCCAGCGCAGGTGCCGTAAACCGAACGCTAAACCAATTGCAGCGGGTTTTTCTGCTGCGCGACTGTTCAAACTCAATGTTCGACAGTCGAACGAGGCCCTGCCTGCAACACCAGATCAAACGGTGTTCGGCCCCTTGCGTCGGCAAAATTTCGAAAGAGGACTATGCCCAAACAGTCCGCGATGCGGAACGCTTCCTGACAGGTAAGACCACGGACATTCAGGCGCGCCTGGCCGCCGAGATGTCGCGCGCCTCACAGGAGATGGAATTTGAACGCGCAGCCGCCCTGCGCGATCGGATCAAGGCATTGACCCAGGTGCAAACAGCACAAGGGATCAACCCCAAAGGCGTGTCAGAAGCTGACATCATCGCCCTGCACATGGACAGTGGACAGGCCTGCGTGCAGGTCTTCTTCATCCGTGCCAATCAAAACTGGGGTAACCGCGACTACTATCCGCGTGTGGGACCGGATGTGGATGCCGCCGAAGTGTTGGAGGCGTTTATTGGTCAGTTTTACGATACCCGCGAACCGCCACGTCAACTGATCCTGTCCAACCAGATTGAGAACCCTGATCTGATGGCGGATGCCCTTGGCGGCAAAATCGGCCGTAAAGTTGAATTGCTGGTCCCTCAAAGAGGTGAAAAAGCGGAACTGGTGGATGGTGCCCTGCGCAATGCCCGTGAATCACTCGCCCGTAAACTGGCCGAAACCGCAACACAAACCAAGCTGTTGAAAGGTCTGGAAGAGGCGTTTGAATTGCCGGGCCCCCCAACCCGGATTGAGGTTTATGACAACAGTCACATTCAGGGCACCAATGCGGTTGGTGCAATGATCGTGGCAGGTGCCGATGGCCTGATGAAAAACCAATACCGCAAGTTTAACATTCGCGGCGACGAACTGACTCCAGGCGACGATTTTGGCATGATGAAAGAAGTGCTGACCCGGCGCTTTAAACGATTGATCAAAGAAGACCCTGATCGCAACGGCGGCATGTGGCCTGATCTTTTGTTGATTGACGGTGGTGCGGGACAGGTCAGTGCTGTTGCTTCAATTATGCGGGAATACGGGGTTGAGGATATTCCGATGGTTGGCGTTGCCAAAGGTGTCGATCGGGATGCCGGCAAAGAAGAATTCCACCGCGTCGGTAAACGGCCGATGGCGCTGCGGCACAACGATCCGGTATTGTATTTTGTACAACGTCTGCGGGACGAGGCGCACCGCTTTGCCATTGGCACCCACCGCGCAAAACGGGCCAAGGCAGTTGGTGCAACGCCACTTGATGATGTGCCGGGAGTCGGGGCCGCACGCAAAAGATCACTGTTGGCGCATTTTGGATCCGCCAAAGCGGTGGCGCGTGCAAATTTGAGCGATCTCAAGGCCGTTGACGGTGTATCTGATGCCTTGGCCGAAACGATTTACGCCTATTTTCACGAGCGTGGATAACCCCGCAATGACGGCGTATTCGGGGATGAGGGATTGTGCCCTGTTGGCGCTTTTAAGCCAGCAAGGGGCGTAGTAAGGTGCCACTATGAAATGGAACCTGCCCAATGTTTTGACGCTTTTGCGACTGGTCGCGGCCCCTGGCGTGGCGTTGATGTTTCTATATTTTACAAGACCTTACGCCGATTGGTTTGCGCTGATCCTGTTTGTGCTGGCCTCGGTCACCGATTGGCTTGACGGCTATCTTGCGCGGGCTTGGAAACAAGAGACCAAGCTTGGTGCGATGCTCGACCCGATTGCGGACAAGGCGATGGTGGTCATCGCCCTGATGGTGATCATCGGTTTTTCAAGCTGGTCGCCTTGGCTGGTGCTCCCCGCGACCGTCATCCTCTTTCGAGAAGTGTTTGTGTCAGGACTGCGCGAATACCTGGGTGATGTTGCCGGGACGTTGAAAGTGACCGCTTTGGCCAAATGGAAAACCACCATGCAAATGGTCGCGATTGCGGTCCTGTTTTCGCAGGGGGTGTTTGAACATTATCTTGGGATGTCCGTTTTTGGCATGGATCAGGACATGATCGGCGCAATCCTGAACGGCGACGAAGAAGATTTGTTTGGTCTGAACTGGAAACTTGCCGGGATGGAATGGTCGGGCCGGGTTGGACTGTGGTTGCTGTGGATCGCGGCCACACTTACGGCGGTGACAGGATATGATTACCTGATGAAAGCCCTGCCACATCTGCGAGAGGGGCGTTGATGGACGTTTTGTATTTTGCATGGGTACGTGAACGTATCGGGGTGCCGCGTGAGCAGGTGCAAACCGAGGCGGCGACAGTGGCTGATCTTGTCGAAGAGTTGCGCGCACGCGAGGAACGTTATGCCCTGGCCTTTTCTGATCTGAGCGCGCTGCGCGTAGCCGTTGATCAGGAATTGAGCGATTTTGATGCGCCGTTGAAAGGCGTTCGAGAGCTGGCGTTTTTTCCTCCAATGACGGGCGGCTGATGCGCATTTTTGTTCAGGACGCACCCTTTGATCTGGGCGCAGAAACCGCAGCTTTTGCTCAGGCTCAGAACAGTATGGGTGCGATTGTGACCTTTACAGGTGTGGTGCGTGACACCCCCGATCACGCATTGGATGTAATGGAAATTGAACATTACCCCGGCATGACCGAAAAGGCGATTTCGTCCATCGCGGAACAGGCAATCAAACGGTTCGGTCTTGGCGACGCGCTCATCATCCATCGGCATGGGCGGCTGGCCCCTGGCGAGGTCATCATGATGGTTGCGACTGCCGCACGGCATCGAAAAAACGCGTTTGATGGCGCGGAATTTCTGATGGACTACCTTAAATCCCGCGCCCCGTTCTGGAAACGTGAAGTCGGCCATGATGGGGCGAACTGGGTGGAGGCGCGAGATGAGGATGAAGACGCATTATCGCGCTGGTTAAAATCTTGATCTCAATCAAAGTATTGTGCGTGTCCCTCTCCTAGGGTGGTGAAGAAATTTACCCGGAGGAAAAACCCATGATTACCAAAATACTCGTCGGCTACGACGGTTCAGAAGCTTCAGGTCGGGCTTTGCGTTTGGGATGCGACATCGCCACCAAATACCGTGCCAAAATCGAGGTATCGCATACCCCCAAAGACGAAACCGTGAGCTATGCCGCCGAAGCGATTTCGGGCTTTTATATTGGCCCAAATGTTGCGCGTGACGAAACCTTGC
Protein-coding sequences here:
- a CDS encoding DMT family transporter translates to MNTAPQNRAGLAILFVLIGVGAISINDMLIKQLSGGYPLHQIVFARSAIGIIISLGLVKLEGGWHLLRTKHPGLHVLRGVLVVIANMAFFLALAALPLAEATALFFAAPLFITLLSIPILGEKVGVMRLSAVAVGFVGVVIMQRPWAGDETLHASRLVLLLPVLAAVTYALNQLMTRKLGVTAKASVLSLYIQAVFIVVSVAFYLVAGDGRFVDETSMASMQFLLRAWVWPAPGDGWVFWGLGLNAAIIGYCLSQAYRMADAATVAPFEYVGLPLAVFWGFVIFGDLPSWEVWVGIALILGSGLFVFLRERQKARNITRAQGGRR
- a CDS encoding CoxG family protein; translation: MQMSDTRQIAVPPSAVYAALLDPDMLQKCVPGAQDVTGSVEDGYEATVVQKVGPVKATFKGQVTLSDLVPDQSLTITGEGKGGAAGFAKGGAEVRLSAKDGGTELSYDVEAKVGGKLAQLGSRIIDGFAKKMADQFFNNLQESLEGPTEDTAENDATEGPAKKGWFGRSKD
- a CDS encoding ABC transporter ATP-binding protein, encoding MPTIVDIKNLRKSYDGGFEALKGVDLEIHEGEILALLGPNGAGKTTLISTICGITTPTDGTVTVGGHDIITGYRAARSMIGLVPQEINLEPFEKVINTVRFSRGLFGKPKDDAALERILRQLSLWDKKDSQIRALSGGMKRRVLIAKALAHDPRVLFLDEPTAGVDVELRKDMWEIVADLKADGVTIILTTHYIEEAEAIADRVGVIAHGALLLIEDKAKLMARMGKKQLEVQLSKPIKALPKALQSDALTLSEDGTTLIYTYDTRAERTGITKLLADVSKAGLVLTDVMTRQSSLEDIFVDLVQEDAA
- a CDS encoding ABC transporter permease: MNWTAISSIYAFEMARFFRTIAQSIISPVLSTSLYFVVFGAAIGSRIQEVEGVSYGAFIVPGLIMLSVITQAISNASFGIYFPKFIGTIFELLSAPINFFEIVIGYVGAAATKALFIGVIILITAFFFVDISIAHPFAMVAFLVLTCISFALMGFIIGIWAGSFEQLQLVPLLIVTPLVFLGGSFYSISMLPPVWQVISHFNPVVYLISGFRWAFFGSADVPILASLLAIGLFTGLCMAVIWWIFHTGWRIRQ
- a CDS encoding S49 family peptidase → MKRWIPFLKSEPTVAVVRLSGVIGPQSRSALNDATLAPVLEKAFGKGKPVAVALEINSPGGSPVQSSLIGAQIRRLATEKNIPVIAFVEDVAASGGYWLAAAADEIYADPSSVVGSIGVISASFGAHEFIKDHGVERRVHTAGKSKSMLDPFRPEQPEDVARLKTLLEDIHENFIDHVKARRDGKLTDAQDLFTGEIWLAKRATELGLIDGIGHLQPLLKERFGEKVKLRRYGAKKGLLSRFGVQLVHDAVHGIEERAAFARFGL
- a CDS encoding calcium/sodium antiporter, translated to MLMPWLLSGLGLLILLLAGDALVKGAVNLSLRLGVPALIVSLTIVAFGTSAPELLISIKAILDDAPGIALGNVVGSNTANILLVLGIPALLATMHTSECNTRKTYNFMIGASVVFIALAFRGVFDWIAALVLLGALAFVLADQFREAKNHRDACKGDAEEELDGVDPDMPGWRIAVFMVLGLIGLPLGAGLLVDNATIIAQAYGVSDTVIGLTLVAIGTSLPELATTVMAALRRQADVALGNVIGSNMFNLLAIIGIASLVGPINVDPEFLRFDLWVMLAASLLLIPFVYLNKDITRIWGIALSALYAVYLIVVLI
- a CDS encoding SDR family oxidoreductase, with translation MGRALITGAGQRLGRAMALYLGTRGYDVAVHYASSGEGANAVVTELKAMGRTAVSLQADLLDEEAIQTLLPRAAEALGGPITCLVNNASIFEYDTISTATLTSWDRHMGSNLRAPFVLTQAMAAQGLAAETDQTGEPRAVGLIVNMVDQRVRKLTPEFMTYTLAKMGLWALTQTTARALAPAIRVNAIGPGPTMKGQRQSDSHFDTQRRNTVLGRGSNPDDISAALGYFLDAPAVTGQLLCVDGGQHLGWQTPDVVGIE
- the uvrC gene encoding excinuclease ABC subunit UvrC, coding for MNQIPNAPPQGHEVIQSYLKTIDTSPGVYRMLDAESRVLYVGKARNLRARVSNYARPGGHSGRIARMIAATTSMMFLTTKTETEALLLEQNLIKQLKPKFNVLLRDDKSFPNILVTADHDFAQIKKHRGAKKEKGSYYGPFASAGAVNRTLNQLQRVFLLRDCSNSMFDSRTRPCLQHQIKRCSAPCVGKISKEDYAQTVRDAERFLTGKTTDIQARLAAEMSRASQEMEFERAAALRDRIKALTQVQTAQGINPKGVSEADIIALHMDSGQACVQVFFIRANQNWGNRDYYPRVGPDVDAAEVLEAFIGQFYDTREPPRQLILSNQIENPDLMADALGGKIGRKVELLVPQRGEKAELVDGALRNARESLARKLAETATQTKLLKGLEEAFELPGPPTRIEVYDNSHIQGTNAVGAMIVAGADGLMKNQYRKFNIRGDELTPGDDFGMMKEVLTRRFKRLIKEDPDRNGGMWPDLLLIDGGAGQVSAVASIMREYGVEDIPMVGVAKGVDRDAGKEEFHRVGKRPMALRHNDPVLYFVQRLRDEAHRFAIGTHRAKRAKAVGATPLDDVPGVGAARKRSLLAHFGSAKAVARANLSDLKAVDGVSDALAETIYAYFHERG
- the pgsA gene encoding CDP-diacylglycerol--glycerol-3-phosphate 3-phosphatidyltransferase — translated: MKWNLPNVLTLLRLVAAPGVALMFLYFTRPYADWFALILFVLASVTDWLDGYLARAWKQETKLGAMLDPIADKAMVVIALMVIIGFSSWSPWLVLPATVILFREVFVSGLREYLGDVAGTLKVTALAKWKTTMQMVAIAVLFSQGVFEHYLGMSVFGMDQDMIGAILNGDEEDLFGLNWKLAGMEWSGRVGLWLLWIAATLTAVTGYDYLMKALPHLREGR
- the moaD gene encoding molybdopterin converting factor subunit 1, which codes for MDVLYFAWVRERIGVPREQVQTEAATVADLVEELRAREERYALAFSDLSALRVAVDQELSDFDAPLKGVRELAFFPPMTGG
- a CDS encoding molybdenum cofactor biosynthesis protein MoaE — protein: MRIFVQDAPFDLGAETAAFAQAQNSMGAIVTFTGVVRDTPDHALDVMEIEHYPGMTEKAISSIAEQAIKRFGLGDALIIHRHGRLAPGEVIMMVATAARHRKNAFDGAEFLMDYLKSRAPFWKREVGHDGANWVEARDEDEDALSRWLKS